A region from the Streptomyces sp. 3214.6 genome encodes:
- a CDS encoding DoxX family protein: MRTDTYPPYLDGGGRSWRDTATRYALLPLRIFLGVTFIYAGLDKLTDGAFLKGSGAGSIGDTMRAVRDSSAIPALVDMALKSPVGFGYAMAFGELAVGIGTLLGLLTRIAALGGALISLSLWLTVSWASDPYYYGNDLAYLMAWLPLVLAGAPVLSLDGVWRNRRRQRAGGLA, from the coding sequence ATGCGGACGGACACCTATCCCCCTTACCTAGACGGCGGCGGCCGCAGTTGGCGTGACACCGCCACCCGGTACGCCCTCCTTCCTCTGCGCATCTTCCTCGGCGTCACCTTCATCTACGCGGGCCTGGACAAACTCACCGACGGCGCCTTCCTGAAGGGCAGCGGCGCCGGCTCGATCGGCGACACCATGCGCGCCGTCCGTGACTCCTCGGCCATCCCGGCCCTGGTCGACATGGCCCTGAAGAGCCCCGTCGGCTTCGGCTACGCCATGGCCTTCGGTGAACTCGCCGTCGGTATCGGCACCCTGCTGGGCCTCCTCACTCGAATCGCCGCGCTCGGCGGCGCGCTGATCTCGCTCAGTCTGTGGCTGACGGTGAGCTGGGCCTCGGACCCGTACTACTACGGCAACGACCTCGCCTACCTCATGGCCTGGCTCCCCCTCGTCCTCGCCGGCGCCCCGGTCCTCTCCCTCGACGGGGTCTGGCGAAACCGACGACGACAGCGAGCGGGAGGCCTGGCCTAG
- a CDS encoding PspC domain-containing protein: MTDHQHAADAVPDGGTAPDAAAPSPGAPGAAGEKPRAHGRAGAHGKQGEREAHGPSGKTEARTEARTAAEAAAEAATAAGARTGATGGPAAETAADTGAVGVPPRFRRDREHKVLAGVCAGLGRHCDMDPVIFRITLAVLSATGGIGLIFYGFAWLFVPYSDDGQNEVRKLLTGRVDGQALAAVLFALVGCGVFLSMLNNGSVLTFAVVVSLLLAGAGYWSRNRDSSDADPLSAQAVADAPPEAQAPPAPTGYPSWWRDPIVKDGTHDGGTGYLWGPWDARGRDITTAINVDLIGHTRRPEGIRTRREPYAGPRGPRWIGGWLFLLAVLAGGLVTRLTWDDHPLGTSLQAGLAASLIVLGVGIAVSSFLGRTGAGSVFLAIVTAGLLAGTAVIPKDIGTHWIDMMWQPTAVADVRTAYDLGSGEGTLDLSRLELVKGQTVSTNAEVGAGRLRVIVPRDVTVKVRIDVGLGDIQLPGDDEKDVDVQPGKHKEVTLSPLSGKAAVGTIDLDLQVGVGQAEVARAAS; this comes from the coding sequence ATGACAGATCACCAGCACGCCGCGGACGCCGTGCCCGACGGGGGCACCGCGCCCGACGCGGCCGCCCCGTCCCCCGGCGCCCCGGGCGCCGCGGGTGAGAAGCCTCGCGCGCACGGGCGGGCGGGCGCGCACGGAAAGCAGGGAGAGCGCGAAGCACACGGTCCGTCCGGGAAAACAGAAGCCAGGACAGAAGCCAGGACGGCGGCCGAGGCTGCTGCCGAGGCCGCGACAGCCGCCGGGGCGCGGACCGGTGCGACGGGCGGGCCAGCGGCCGAAACGGCGGCCGACACGGGAGCCGTCGGTGTTCCGCCCAGATTCCGTCGGGACCGGGAGCACAAGGTCCTCGCCGGGGTGTGCGCGGGCCTCGGGCGGCACTGCGACATGGACCCGGTGATCTTCCGCATCACACTCGCCGTGCTGTCCGCGACCGGCGGCATCGGCCTCATCTTCTACGGCTTCGCCTGGCTCTTCGTCCCCTACTCCGACGACGGGCAGAACGAGGTGCGCAAGCTCCTCACCGGCCGCGTCGACGGCCAGGCCCTCGCGGCCGTGCTGTTCGCGCTGGTCGGCTGCGGGGTGTTTCTGTCGATGCTGAACAACGGCAGCGTGCTGACCTTCGCCGTCGTCGTCTCCCTGCTCCTCGCGGGTGCCGGGTACTGGTCGCGGAACCGGGACTCCTCCGACGCCGACCCGCTCTCCGCGCAGGCCGTCGCCGACGCACCGCCGGAGGCCCAGGCGCCACCGGCACCCACCGGCTACCCGTCCTGGTGGCGCGACCCCATAGTCAAGGACGGCACGCACGACGGCGGCACGGGCTATCTGTGGGGCCCGTGGGACGCCCGCGGCCGGGACATCACGACGGCCATCAACGTCGACCTGATCGGCCACACGCGCCGCCCCGAGGGCATACGCACCCGGCGCGAGCCGTACGCCGGACCACGCGGGCCGCGCTGGATCGGCGGCTGGCTCTTCCTGCTGGCCGTGCTCGCGGGCGGCCTCGTCACCCGGCTCACCTGGGACGATCACCCGCTCGGCACCAGCCTGCAGGCCGGCCTGGCGGCGTCGCTCATCGTGCTCGGCGTGGGCATCGCGGTCAGCTCGTTCCTGGGGCGGACGGGGGCGGGATCGGTGTTCCTGGCGATCGTCACGGCGGGCCTGCTGGCCGGCACGGCCGTCATACCGAAGGACATCGGCACGCACTGGATCGACATGATGTGGCAGCCGACGGCGGTGGCGGACGTCAGGACGGCCTACGACCTGGGCTCCGGTGAAGGCACGCTGGACCTGTCCCGGCTGGAACTGGTCAAGGGGCAGACGGTGAGCACCAACGCCGAGGTGGGGGCGGGCCGGCTGCGGGTGATCGTGCCGCGGGACGTGACCGTGAAGGTGAGGATCGATGTGGGGCTGGGAGACATCCAGCTTCCGGGTGACGACGAGAAGGACGTGGACGTGCAGCCGGGCAAGCACAAGGAGGTGACCCTGTCGCCGCTCTCGGGCAAGGCGGCCGTCGGGACGATCGACCTCGACCTCCAGGTCGGAGTCGGACAGGCGGAGGTGGCCCGTGCTGCGTCATGA